The genomic window CTGTCAATCTCGACGACTCACACCCAGGCGCGCTATGCGCTGCCGCCGATCATCACTGAGTTTACCCAGAAATATCCGGATGTTGCCCTGCATATGCAGCAGGGTACACCCAAACAGATTGCCCAGATGGTGAGTGAAGGGCAGGCTGATTTTGCGATTGCCACAGAGTCGTTGGAGCTGTTTACCGACCTGGTGCTGCTGCCTTGTTACCGGTGGAACCGCTGCGTACTGGTGCCGAAAGATCACCCGCTGGCAGCGCTAGACGGCCCGTTAACCCTGGAGGCCCTGGCCGACTATTCGCTGGTGACCTATGTCTTCGGGTTCACCGGACGCTCGCAGTTGGATGACGCCTTCAGAGAACATGGCCTGACCCCGAATGTGGTGCTGACAGCGGCTGATGCCGACGTTATCAAAACCTATGTGCGCCTGGGGATGGGCGTGGGGATTGTGGCCCATATGGCGGTTGACCCTGAGCATGACAGTGACCTGGTGGCGCTGGAAGCTGGGCATCTGTTTGCAAGTTCTACCACCAAGATCGGCATTCGGCGCGGCACCTTCATGCGCGGCTATATGTATGACTTTTTGGAGCGCTTTGCGCCGCACCTGACCCGCGAGCGGGTTGACGCGGCATTGACCGCTGGCCCGCGTAATGATCAGGATTTATTCAAGGACGTCACGCTGCCAGAATATTGACTCACGTTGAGGTCAGCGCATTGATCAGGTGGCGGATCTTGTCGAGGGTTTCATCGTACTCGGCATCCGGTTGGGAATCTGCCACCAGGCCGCCGCCGCCCCACAAGTGTAGCTGACCGGCGTCAGCCACCACGGTACGAATGGCAATCGACGTATCCATACTGCCAGTGTGATCAATATAGCCCAGGCTGCCGCAATAAACGCTGCGCTGGCAGGGTTCCAGCTCATCGATAATCTGCATGGCGCGAATCTTCGGCGCGCCGGTGATCGACCCGCCCGGTGAGGCGGCTTCAAGCAGTGCCAGCGGCGTGTTTGCCTTGTCCAGCTGGCCCCTCACCACACTCACCAGATGATGCACATTCGGGTAGCTTTCCAGTTCACATAGCTGGGGCACATGGATGCTGCCGAACTGGCACACCCGCCCCAGATCATTGCGCAACAAATCCACAATCATGACATTTTCAGCACGATCCTTAGTGCTGCTCAGCAGCTGCTGGGCAAGTTGCTGATCGTGTTCCCTGGTGGCGCCACGTGGGCGGGTACCTTTGATAGGTCGCGTTTCGACCTTGCCCCGGTGCGCCTGTATGAAACGTTCGGGCGATAGGGACAATACCGCCTTGTCCTGCCAGGCCATAAAGCCCGAAAACGGCGTAGGGGTAGCACGGCGCAGGCGCAGATAGGCAGACCAGACATCCCCTTCATAGTGTGCGGAAAAGCGCTGGGCCAGGTTGATCTGGTAGCAATCACCGGAACGGATATAACGCTGCACCTGAGCAAATCGCTGGCTATAGCCTTCGCGGGTCATTTGCGCTCGGAAAGCCGTCGTCAAGGCAAAGGGCCCATCAGGTGCAGCGGCGGCGTCCAGCCATTGCAGAACCTGCGCACGCCGGGCCTGGGAGGCCAGCAGGGTGACTTCCTGCTTCAGGTGGTCAATTACCAATGCCCAGTCATACAGGCCCAGGCGCGCCAGTGGCAGCGACGTAGGGGCTGGGCGTTGGCTATCGAGCTGCTGGGTATAACGCCCCAGATCATAGCTCCAGTACCCGATCAGGCCGCCGCTAAACGGCAGATCGTTCTTTGGCATCGTGATGTCAAGCTGCGCCAGTAACCATTCCTGCAGCGCAAAAGGAGCTTTGTGCAACGCATCCGGTGGCTTGGGTAACGCACGGGAGTTGAAAGCTGCCTCGCCGGTAGGGCCAATGGACAGTGTTGCCAGCGGGTCGCTGCTGATAATGTCATAGCGGCCGTTGGCGTCAGGTCGGCCACTATCGAGCAAGACGGCCCCAGGCCGTTTGCGCAAGCGTGCAAACACAGTAAGTGGGTCCGTTACATAAGGAAGAGACGTCAGTGTCAGCGCTACGTTCATGCACCATCAACCAGGCGAGTGAATGGCTGCACAGTTTAGGGGGGCAATGAGTGTTAAGCCAGTGTCGCCAGTCGACGCGGTTTCCACGTTTTATCCACCACCTGCCAGCGGTTTTGCCAGCCGGCGAGGCAAATAGCATTGACAAAGACAATGCTAACGCTGGTTTCAGGTAGATTGTTGACACTAAGTGGTAGACGAAAGGCAAGAGTACAACGAAAGATGCATAATATCGGCTATATTGGCTAGTTGACGCCAGTATCAGACGAGGATAAAGTTCATTCACACCATAATTGTCGACAATCAGCCATGACATCACTTGCTACGCGTTCATTACTTACCTCGGCCGAAACGGCTGAAGACGCATCACCGGAAGTACGTACCCTGGCAGAGCGGGTCTTCCATCAGTTGCAGGATGCGATTGTACGTGGAGAGATTGCGCCAGGCAGCAAGATTACCGAGCCGGGGCTTTCAAAAACCTATGGCATTTCCCGTGGGCCGCTGCGTGAAGCCATGCGTCGTCTGGAAGCTCATCGCCTGATTGAGCGGGTTCCCCATGTTGGCGCACGCGTGGTGCAGCTATCCATGCAGGAACTGCTGGAGCTCTTCGATGTGCGCGAGGCGTTGGAAAGCATGGCAGCGCGGCTGGCCGCCGAGCACATGACCAAGGATGAAATTGCCGGTCTGCGCAACGTATTGGCCGTGCATGAAAGCCAGGATGACCTTAAACGCGGTGAGGCCTATTACCAGCGTGAAGGGGATCTGGATTTTCACTACCGCATTGTATTGGGCAGCCATAACAAGATGTTGATGAATCTGTTATGCGATGACCTTTATTACCTGGTGCGGCTGTATCGCACCCAGTTCAGCGCCAGCGGTTCGCGGCCTCATCGCGCCTTTGTCGAGCATCATCGCATCGTGGATGCCATTGAAGCAGGAGATGCCGAACTGGCAGAGCTGTTGATGCGTCGTCACGTCAGCGCCTCGCGGGAAAACGTGGCTGACCGCTATGCGGCGGCACTTGAACAAAAAGCACAAACAAAAGGCTAGCGGATCAGTTAGCTATAGACGCTGGCCAACCAGCCGGCTACCCAACCGGATTTATAAGGAGACACTCCATGCCATCATCAGCTTCCTCACCACGTACCCCCGGCGCACGCTTTCGTGCCGCGCTGGAAGCTAATCGCCCGCTGCCGATTCTGGGCACTATCAACGCTTACACCGCCATGATGGCGGAGCGTGTGGGCCATCAGGCGATCTATCTTTCGGGTGGTGGCGTTGCCAACGCTTCCTTCGGCCTGCCAGACCTTGGCATGACGATGATGAACGATGTGGTTGAAGATGCCCACCGTATCTGCGGCGCCACGGACTTACCGCTGCTGGTGGATATTGATACCGGTTGGGGTGGTGCGTTCAACATTGAGCGTACCGTCAAGGAAATGCAGCGCGCAGGCGTTGCGGCAGTTCACATTGAAGATCAGGTTGCCCAGAAGCGCTGTGGTCATCGCCCGAACAAGGCAATTGTCTCCCAAGAAGAAATGGTTGACCGCATCAAGGCCGCCGCCGATGCGCGTATTGACCCGGATTTCTATCTGATCGCACGTACTGATGCCTTTCAGAAAGATGGCCTGGATGCGGCCATTGAGCGTTCTCAGGCGTGTATCGAAGCCGGTGCTGATGCCATCTTCGCCGAAGCGGTACACACCCTGGAAGATTACCAGGCCTTCTGCGAGCGCGTTGACGCGCCGATTCTGGCCAATATTACTGAATTTGGCGCCACGCCGCTGTTCAGCCAGCAAGAGCTGGGCGAGGTGGGCTGCCGTATGGTGCTGTATCCGTTGTCAGCTTTCCGTGCCATGAACGCTGCTGCGCTCAAGGTTTATCAAAGCATTCTGGATAACGGCCATCAGCGTGAAGTAGTCGATATCATGCAGACCCGCGATGAGCTGTATGACTTCCTCAACTATCACGACTTTGAGCAGAAGCTGGATAAGCTGTTTGCCGAGCAGGGCGGCAACTAAGCCGCAGATTGACCCCTATAAAAGGCGTCATGCCTAAGGCGTGACGACGAAATAACGCTTTCAGGAGTACGTAAGATGGCAGATGCAAAGAACAGTGGTGCAGGTCTTCGTGGGCAAAGCGCAGGTGAAACGGCGCTGTGTACGGTAGGTAAAACCGGTTCGGGCCTGACTTACCGGGGGTTCGATATCAAAGAGTTGGCCGAAAAAGCGACCTTTGAAGAAGTGGCTTACCTGCTGTTGAAAGGCAAATTGCCTAATCAGGCTGAGCTTTCTGCCTACATCGCCAAGATGAAAACCCTGCGCGGTTTGCCGGACGCGCTCAAGGCCGTACTGGAGCAGATTCCCAAGGACGCGCATCCAATGGATGTGATGCGCACCGGCACCTCCATGCTGGGTAACCTGGAAACCGAGCAGAGCTTTGATGAGCAGCAGGATGCGACTGACCGTCTGGTCGCTGTCCTGCCGTCAATCATCTGCTATTGGTACCGTTTCTCCCATGACGGTGTGCGTATTGAAACTGAAACCGACGATGATTCTGTCGGCGCTCACTTCCTGCATCTGCTGCGTGATGAAGCGCCCAGCAAGCTGCATGCGGATGTGATGAATGTGTCATTGATTCTGTACGCCGAGCACGAATTCAACGCCTCTACCTTCACTGCTCGCGTTTGTGCGTCGACTTTGTCTGACCTGCACTCCTGCGTGACCGGTGCGATTGGCTCTCTGCGTGGCCCGCTGCACGGCGGTGCCAACGAAGCGGCCATGGAAATGATCGAGGACTGGACCTCGCCGGAAGAAGCCGAGCGCGAAATGATGGGCATGCTGGAGCGCAAGGAAAAGATCATGGGCTTTGGCCATGCCATCTACCGCACCTCCGACCCGCGTAACGAGATCATCAAGCATTGGTCCGAGAAGCTTTCCCAGGATGTCGGCGACACCGTACTGTACCCGGTTTCCGTGCGCTGTGAAGAAGTGATGTGGCGCGAGAAGAAGCTGTTCTGTAACGCTGACTTCTTCCATGCCAGTGCCTATCACTTCATGGGCATTCCGACCAAGCTGTTTACACCGATCTTTGTTTGCTCGCGGGTGACTGGCTGGGCCGCTCACGTGTTCGAGCAGCGCGCCAACAACCGCATTATTCGCCCGAGTGCCGATTATACCGGCCCCGAGAAGAGCGAATGGGTACCGATCGAGCAGCGCGACTGATAGCAGCGTCTGTTCTGATCATTCTCCCGGCGGCCATGCCGTCGGGAGCTGATACCCCCGCTTTTATGATCCCGTCTTTTGATCTCTCGCCGTGAGTTGCCGCCATGAATACCGATTACCGCAAACCCTTACCAGGTACCGACCTGGATTACTTTGACACCCGCCAGGCCGTTGAAGATATCCACCCAGGTGCCTATGCCGAGCTTCCTTACACCTCCCGCGTGTTGGCCGAGCAGCTGGTGCGCCGCTGCGACCCAGCCATGCTGACCGATGCGCTCAAGCAGCTGATTGAGCGTCGCAGCGACCTGGATTTCCCCTGGTATCCTGCCCGTGTGGTGTGCCACGACATTCTTGGCCAGACGGCGCTTGTGGATCTGGCAGGTCTGCGTGATGCCATTGCTGAAATGGGCGGTGACCCGGCCAAGGTCAATCCTGTGGTGCCCACCCAGTTGATTGTTGACCACTCTCTGGCGGTCGAGCATGCCGGTTTTGAAAAGGATGCCTTCGAGAAAAACCGTCAGGTGGAAGATCGCCGCAACGATGACCGCTTCCACTTTATCAACTGGACCAAAACCGCGTTCGAAAACGTCGACGTGATTCCGCCTGGTAACGGCATCATGCACCAGATCAATCTGGAGAAAATGTCGCCGGTGGTTCAGAAGCAAAACGGCGTGGCTTTCCCGGATACCTGTGTCGGCACTGACAGCCACACGCCGATGGTTGATGCCCTCGGGGTCATTTCCGTCGGTGTCGGTGGCCTTGAAGCGGAAAGCGTTATGTTGGGCCGTGCCTCCATGATGCGCCTGCCGGACATTGTCGGCGTCAAGCTGACCGGCAAGCTGCAGCCGGGCGTTACGGGTACCGATATGGTGCTGGCGATTACCGAGTTTCTGCGTGAATCCAAGGTGGTCGGTGCCTACCTGGAGTTCTTCGGTGAAGGCGCTGATAGCCTGACCGTAGGCGACCGTGCCACCATCTCCAACATGACGCCTGAATACGGCGCCACGGCGGCCATGTTCTACATTGATGGCCAGACCATTGATTATC from Halomonas sp. CH40 includes these protein-coding regions:
- the cysB gene encoding HTH-type transcriptional regulator CysB, with amino-acid sequence MKLQQLRYIWEVNRHNLNVSATAQSLFTSQPGISKQIRLLEDELGVEIFARSGKHLTRVTPAGQAIIELAGQALRLSENIKDVAQEYSDERRGSLSISTTHTQARYALPPIITEFTQKYPDVALHMQQGTPKQIAQMVSEGQADFAIATESLELFTDLVLLPCYRWNRCVLVPKDHPLAALDGPLTLEALADYSLVTYVFGFTGRSQLDDAFREHGLTPNVVLTAADADVIKTYVRLGMGVGIVAHMAVDPEHDSDLVALEAGHLFASSTTKIGIRRGTFMRGYMYDFLERFAPHLTRERVDAALTAGPRNDQDLFKDVTLPEY
- the pabB gene encoding aminodeoxychorismate synthase component I — encoded protein: MNVALTLTSLPYVTDPLTVFARLRKRPGAVLLDSGRPDANGRYDIISSDPLATLSIGPTGEAAFNSRALPKPPDALHKAPFALQEWLLAQLDITMPKNDLPFSGGLIGYWSYDLGRYTQQLDSQRPAPTSLPLARLGLYDWALVIDHLKQEVTLLASQARRAQVLQWLDAAAAPDGPFALTTAFRAQMTREGYSQRFAQVQRYIRSGDCYQINLAQRFSAHYEGDVWSAYLRLRRATPTPFSGFMAWQDKAVLSLSPERFIQAHRGKVETRPIKGTRPRGATREHDQQLAQQLLSSTKDRAENVMIVDLLRNDLGRVCQFGSIHVPQLCELESYPNVHHLVSVVRGQLDKANTPLALLEAASPGGSITGAPKIRAMQIIDELEPCQRSVYCGSLGYIDHTGSMDTSIAIRTVVADAGQLHLWGGGGLVADSQPDAEYDETLDKIRHLINALTST
- a CDS encoding GntR family transcriptional regulator, producing the protein MTSLATRSLLTSAETAEDASPEVRTLAERVFHQLQDAIVRGEIAPGSKITEPGLSKTYGISRGPLREAMRRLEAHRLIERVPHVGARVVQLSMQELLELFDVREALESMAARLAAEHMTKDEIAGLRNVLAVHESQDDLKRGEAYYQREGDLDFHYRIVLGSHNKMLMNLLCDDLYYLVRLYRTQFSASGSRPHRAFVEHHRIVDAIEAGDAELAELLMRRHVSASRENVADRYAAALEQKAQTKG
- the prpB gene encoding methylisocitrate lyase; the encoded protein is MPSSASSPRTPGARFRAALEANRPLPILGTINAYTAMMAERVGHQAIYLSGGGVANASFGLPDLGMTMMNDVVEDAHRICGATDLPLLVDIDTGWGGAFNIERTVKEMQRAGVAAVHIEDQVAQKRCGHRPNKAIVSQEEMVDRIKAAADARIDPDFYLIARTDAFQKDGLDAAIERSQACIEAGADAIFAEAVHTLEDYQAFCERVDAPILANITEFGATPLFSQQELGEVGCRMVLYPLSAFRAMNAAALKVYQSILDNGHQREVVDIMQTRDELYDFLNYHDFEQKLDKLFAEQGGN
- the prpC gene encoding 2-methylcitrate synthase; its protein translation is MADAKNSGAGLRGQSAGETALCTVGKTGSGLTYRGFDIKELAEKATFEEVAYLLLKGKLPNQAELSAYIAKMKTLRGLPDALKAVLEQIPKDAHPMDVMRTGTSMLGNLETEQSFDEQQDATDRLVAVLPSIICYWYRFSHDGVRIETETDDDSVGAHFLHLLRDEAPSKLHADVMNVSLILYAEHEFNASTFTARVCASTLSDLHSCVTGAIGSLRGPLHGGANEAAMEMIEDWTSPEEAEREMMGMLERKEKIMGFGHAIYRTSDPRNEIIKHWSEKLSQDVGDTVLYPVSVRCEEVMWREKKLFCNADFFHASAYHFMGIPTKLFTPIFVCSRVTGWAAHVFEQRANNRIIRPSADYTGPEKSEWVPIEQRD